In Coriobacteriaceae bacterium, a single window of DNA contains:
- a CDS encoding DUF3825 domain-containing protein, whose protein sequence is MEIPSTLCSNVYDFAFCPEPCYDRLVDLADPEDWGPSNRILKNYLSFSFSRAVFLTERDVDQTAPSNLPLVFDDDRCLFNTGLYTRRYETIYGLFEPNTKPDARQRWFLKGFFKESDPMLVSFEYLPCRVRFAEDPSELVFDYRLPIRSNIDHILGDEENLTRIPASLMGEDNSLLLRRAFEGAVVEAARRAAANYTLAVPQFYGGRIQLLLPPRLTGDKPELALTIQREDGFYAARTCLTLDMAYNNARLICRPETSWIKR, encoded by the coding sequence ATGGAAATCCCCAGCACCCTGTGCAGCAATGTCTACGACTTTGCGTTTTGCCCCGAGCCCTGTTACGACCGCCTGGTCGACCTCGCCGATCCCGAGGACTGGGGTCCCAGCAACCGCATCCTCAAAAACTACCTGTCGTTTTCGTTTAGCCGCGCGGTGTTTTTGACCGAGCGCGACGTGGACCAGACCGCACCGTCCAACCTGCCGCTGGTGTTCGATGACGACCGCTGCCTGTTTAACACCGGCCTGTATACACGCCGTTACGAGACCATCTACGGTCTGTTTGAGCCCAACACCAAGCCCGACGCACGCCAGCGCTGGTTTTTGAAGGGCTTCTTTAAGGAGAGCGACCCCATGCTGGTCTCGTTTGAGTACCTGCCGTGCCGCGTGCGCTTTGCCGAGGACCCCTCCGAGCTCGTCTTTGACTACCGCCTGCCCATCCGTTCCAACATCGACCACATTTTGGGCGACGAGGAAAACCTGACGCGCATCCCCGCCAGCCTGATGGGGGAGGACAACTCGCTGCTGCTGCGCCGCGCCTTTGAGGGCGCCGTCGTCGAGGCCGCCCGCCGCGCCGCAGCCAACTACACGCTCGCGGTGCCGCAGTTCTATGGCGGCCGGATCCAGCTGCTGCTGCCGCCGCGCCTAACCGGCGACAAGCCCGAGCTGGCGCTGACTATCCAGCGCGAGGACGGCTTTTACGCCGCGCGTACCTGTCTCACGCTCGACATGGCCTACAACAACGCGCGACTTATCTGCCGCCCCGAGACCTCGTGGATCAAGCGATAA
- a CDS encoding DUF86 domain-containing protein yields MRRRKRDTELIDVILSDCETLTKRIDHFGSTESSFVCDRSEEGELAYDAIMSPVYRIAEDALHLSDEVQSAFPEYPWNDIRGFRNFVAHGYREVDRSLAWKVIVDDIPELEKALRIFKEHQS; encoded by the coding sequence ATGAGGCGGCGTAAGCGTGACACTGAGCTCATCGATGTCATCTTGTCTGATTGCGAGACGCTGACTAAACGTATCGACCATTTTGGCTCTACGGAGAGTTCCTTTGTTTGCGATAGAAGCGAGGAAGGCGAACTTGCCTACGACGCAATCATGAGCCCTGTTTACAGAATAGCCGAGGATGCGCTCCATCTTTCTGATGAGGTCCAATCAGCTTTTCCGGAGTACCCTTGGAATGATATTAGGGGTTTTCGCAACTTCGTAGCTCATGGTTATCGTGAGGTTGATCGATCCCTTGCTTGGAAAGTAATCGTCGATGATATTCCCGAGCTAGAGAAAGCTTTGCGAATCTTTAAGGAGCATCAGAGCTAA
- a CDS encoding nucleotidyltransferase domain-containing protein: protein MISPTDISTAVSRVLAQYDVSEAYLFGSFARGEQTPDSDIDLRLVCGNTMTFGTLYEISHELEKELGRKVDIVTNPPEHMRPTFRKSIEQEEVRIYEVL, encoded by the coding sequence ATGATTTCGCCTACCGACATATCCACCGCGGTCTCCCGCGTACTGGCTCAATACGACGTCAGCGAAGCATATTTATTTGGCTCGTTTGCCCGAGGCGAGCAAACGCCCGATAGCGATATTGACTTGCGCCTAGTCTGCGGCAACACCATGACGTTCGGCACGCTTTACGAAATCTCCCATGAGCTTGAGAAAGAACTTGGGCGAAAGGTCGATATCGTCACCAACCCACCAGAGCACATGCGCCCGACCTTCCGCAAAAGCATCGAACAGGAAGAGGTGCGCATCTATGAAGTGCTGTAA
- a CDS encoding ATP-binding protein, with translation MKLLKVCFDHLSMFEDGLFEIDLFASDRVTASDESAFELADHLYVNSVVALAGINATGKTTALNLLELACRIVDGSPARGGGLPSTFPAAFDGPSKLKCVIWHADRLYLLESVLQTVEGGDDGPELTFSDEVISSLPAKALKRSTLASWAEIEKFASPLCDRAQMPDSWAALTPPDVSVAAAVLAKDFGHRIRAIALRDGGFRLTEQFNGLDDVLRVFDSGIEHLEVRDSGRAFVLTFTGREPITISERGLTEVLSSGTVRGLGLVQRAMRVLRSGGYLLVDEVENHLNRQLVNVVLDLFAARGTNPNGATLVFTTHYPQLLDHVHRKDNVFFLARRNGGARVVKYADRVKRIENKKSEVFASNFVKGTAPRYADVRALKELVAEEVSDER, from the coding sequence ATGAAGTTGTTAAAGGTTTGCTTCGACCATCTCTCGATGTTCGAAGACGGGTTGTTCGAAATCGACCTGTTCGCCTCCGACCGCGTGACGGCCTCCGATGAGTCGGCTTTCGAACTGGCGGACCATCTCTACGTGAATAGCGTCGTTGCGCTGGCGGGCATTAACGCTACGGGCAAAACAACAGCACTGAACCTGCTGGAGCTCGCCTGCCGCATTGTTGACGGCTCTCCGGCGCGCGGCGGCGGGCTCCCATCAACGTTCCCCGCCGCGTTCGACGGCCCGTCCAAGCTCAAGTGCGTCATATGGCACGCAGATCGTCTTTACTTGCTCGAGTCGGTGCTGCAGACTGTCGAAGGAGGCGACGACGGTCCCGAGCTGACGTTCTCCGATGAGGTGATTTCTTCGCTGCCAGCCAAGGCCCTCAAGCGCTCGACCCTGGCATCCTGGGCCGAAATCGAGAAATTCGCGTCCCCGCTGTGCGACCGTGCTCAGATGCCGGACTCTTGGGCGGCGCTTACGCCGCCTGACGTTTCCGTCGCAGCCGCTGTGCTCGCCAAGGACTTCGGCCATCGCATCCGAGCGATAGCATTGCGCGACGGTGGCTTCCGCCTCACTGAGCAATTCAACGGTCTCGACGACGTGCTTCGTGTTTTCGACTCTGGCATCGAGCACCTCGAGGTCCGGGACTCCGGTCGCGCCTTCGTACTGACGTTTACAGGTCGCGAGCCCATCACGATCTCCGAGCGGGGGCTCACCGAGGTACTCTCCTCCGGCACTGTACGTGGCCTAGGGCTGGTGCAGCGCGCAATGAGGGTCCTGCGCTCCGGCGGCTACCTTTTAGTCGACGAGGTGGAGAACCACCTTAACCGCCAACTGGTTAACGTCGTGCTTGATCTGTTTGCCGCCCGCGGGACCAACCCCAACGGCGCGACGCTGGTTTTCACGACTCACTACCCGCAGCTCCTCGATCACGTGCACCGCAAGGACAACGTGTTCTTTCTCGCCCGACGCAACGGCGGTGCGCGCGTGGTGAAGTACGCCGACCGCGTGAAACGCATCGAGAACAAGAAATCGGAGGTATTCGCCTCGAACTTTGTGAAGGGGACCGCTCCGCGCTACGCCGACGTGCGCGCGCTTAAAGAGCTCGTCGCAGAGGAGGTGTCCGATGAGCGGTGA
- a CDS encoding helix-turn-helix domain-containing protein gives MAHAYSEMYLEDAMRTLGEAVDFALCDKGLSPVELTAILSNALEMKQFERGMPRVVCGMAGDELARDIIAHAGLTPVKCRETYPFDRSPQYWAGWVLAYAQWMSSLGFNELLEVAPLDWIIGSYHPLHEASEDKFAQIVIDKWNDAQADKKGLKAARKAAGLTQKQLAAQSGVKLRVIQLYEQNQLDLRRASVSSALALANALNCAIEDLVWKPVALEYDSRAIPSIEL, from the coding sequence ATGGCCCACGCCTACAGTGAGATGTATCTCGAGGATGCCATGAGAACGCTGGGCGAGGCGGTCGATTTTGCTCTCTGTGACAAAGGGCTGAGTCCTGTCGAGTTGACGGCGATCCTGTCGAACGCTCTTGAGATGAAACAGTTTGAGCGCGGTATGCCTCGCGTCGTCTGCGGCATGGCGGGCGACGAGCTCGCGCGCGATATTATCGCCCATGCGGGACTGACCCCCGTCAAATGTAGGGAGACCTATCCGTTCGACCGTTCGCCTCAGTATTGGGCGGGCTGGGTTTTGGCCTATGCGCAATGGATGAGCAGCTTGGGCTTTAATGAGCTACTCGAAGTCGCCCCGCTCGATTGGATCATCGGCTCGTACCATCCGCTTCACGAGGCCTCCGAAGACAAATTCGCCCAGATTGTCATTGATAAATGGAACGATGCCCAGGCAGACAAAAAGGGCCTCAAAGCGGCACGAAAGGCGGCCGGCCTAACGCAAAAACAGCTTGCCGCCCAATCGGGGGTTAAACTTCGCGTTATACAACTCTACGAGCAAAACCAGCTCGACCTACGCCGCGCCTCGGTCTCCTCGGCATTGGCGCTTGCAAATGCCCTAAACTGCGCCATCGAAGACCTCGTCTGGAAACCGGTTGCCCTGGAGTACGACTCGCGGGCTATTCCATCCATAGAGCTATAA
- a CDS encoding Fic family protein → MTTVAPRRAHPFAPLVLDDAGSFEAMAAAVMRLHSTLMAVGRCYTTDAAGDRAALELGRVESVLAGSFCTIFGQSPADRFADIFDQVAYVAEHMVKDHIFEDGNKRTSLVFALSVLRFAGTPVVLSDGPEPKDNQYYAWIQDLVSSRRTTSELAEELRRGCVVGSGDPSRV, encoded by the coding sequence ATGACGACGGTCGCGCCGCGCCGGGCACATCCGTTCGCACCGCTCGTGCTCGACGATGCCGGTTCGTTCGAAGCTATGGCCGCGGCCGTGATGCGTCTACACAGCACGCTGATGGCCGTCGGGCGCTGCTATACGACCGACGCCGCGGGCGACCGTGCCGCACTTGAGCTTGGACGCGTCGAGTCCGTACTTGCAGGTTCATTCTGTACGATATTCGGCCAATCGCCGGCCGATCGCTTCGCAGACATCTTTGACCAGGTCGCCTACGTGGCCGAGCACATGGTCAAGGACCACATCTTTGAGGACGGCAACAAACGCACCAGCCTTGTCTTTGCGTTGTCCGTCTTAAGGTTCGCCGGCACTCCGGTCGTGCTGTCCGATGGCCCCGAGCCCAAAGACAATCAATACTATGCCTGGATCCAGGACCTCGTTTCCAGTCGCCGCACGACCAGCGAGCTAGCCGAAGAGCTGCGCCGCGGTTGTGTTGTAGGCTCGGGAGACCCCTCGCGCGTATAG